Proteins from a single region of Aythya fuligula isolate bAytFul2 chromosome 3, bAytFul2.pri, whole genome shotgun sequence:
- the LGALS8 gene encoding galectin-8 isoform X2 — translation MMSLDGPQKTIINPVIPYVGTILGGLVPGELIVIHGSVPDDADRFQVDLQCGSSIKPRADVAFHFNPRFKRSGCIVCNTLEREKWGWEEITYEMPFEKGKSFEVAIMILKDKFQVTVNKKHLLLYNHRISLQRIDTLGIYGKVHIKSIEFVSNGEMPDGSQFGVPYIGKLDSALRPGCTIAIKGEMNKNPKSFAINLKSSESKDIALHLNPRMKNKVFVRNSYLRDSWGEEEREVTNFPFSPGMYFELIIFCDAHQFKVAVNGVHILEYKHRFKQLEKIDLLEVTGDVQLLDVRSW, via the exons gtCATTCCGTATGTTGGGACAATTCTTGGTGGCCTCGTACCTGGAGAGCTGATTGTGATACATGGGAGCGTTCCTGATGATGCAGACAG gTTCCAGGTGGATTTACAGTGTGGCAGTAGTATAAAGCCTCGAGCTGATGTGGCCTTTCATTTCAACCCTCGCTTCAAAAGGTCTGGCTGCATTGTTTGCAACACActggagagggaaaaatggGGCTGGGAAGAGATCACCTATGAGATGCCTTTTGAAAAAGGGAAGTCATTTGAGGTTGCCATCATGATTTTAAAGGATAAATTCCAG GTGACTGTAAACAAGAAGCACTTGCTGCTCTACAATCACAGAATTAGCCTTCAAAGAATAGATACTCTGGGAATATATGGCAAAGTGCACATCAAAAGTATAGAGTTTGTTTCTAAT ggGGAGATGCCAGATGGTTCACAATTT GGTGTTCCTTACATTGGGAAACTTGATTCTGCACTTCGTCCGGGATGCACCATTGCTATTAAAggagaaatgaataaaaacccAAAGAG CTTTGCAATAAATCTGAAATCAAGTGAGTCAAAGGACATAGCACTGCATCTGAATCCCCGAATGAAGAATAAAGTTTTTGTGAGAAACTCTTACCTTCGTGACAgctggggagaagaagaaagggaagttACCAATTTCCCTTTCAGTCCAGGGATGTACTTTGAG cTGATCATATTCTGTGATGCCCACCAGTTCAAAGTTGCTGTTAATGGTGTTCACATTCTGGAATACAAGCATCGTTTTAAACAACTGGAAAAGATCGACCTGCTGGAAGTCACAGGAGATGTTCAATTGTTAGATGTGAGGAGCTGGTAG
- the LGALS8 gene encoding galectin-8 isoform X1 translates to MMSLDGPQKTIINPVIPYVGTILGGLVPGELIVIHGSVPDDADRFQVDLQCGSSIKPRADVAFHFNPRFKRSGCIVCNTLEREKWGWEEITYEMPFEKGKSFEVAIMILKDKFQVTVNKKHLLLYNHRISLQRIDTLGIYGKVHIKSIEFVSNSVQGSQPSSLGITKISTENGEMPDGSQFGVPYIGKLDSALRPGCTIAIKGEMNKNPKSFAINLKSSESKDIALHLNPRMKNKVFVRNSYLRDSWGEEEREVTNFPFSPGMYFELIIFCDAHQFKVAVNGVHILEYKHRFKQLEKIDLLEVTGDVQLLDVRSW, encoded by the exons gtCATTCCGTATGTTGGGACAATTCTTGGTGGCCTCGTACCTGGAGAGCTGATTGTGATACATGGGAGCGTTCCTGATGATGCAGACAG gTTCCAGGTGGATTTACAGTGTGGCAGTAGTATAAAGCCTCGAGCTGATGTGGCCTTTCATTTCAACCCTCGCTTCAAAAGGTCTGGCTGCATTGTTTGCAACACActggagagggaaaaatggGGCTGGGAAGAGATCACCTATGAGATGCCTTTTGAAAAAGGGAAGTCATTTGAGGTTGCCATCATGATTTTAAAGGATAAATTCCAG GTGACTGTAAACAAGAAGCACTTGCTGCTCTACAATCACAGAATTAGCCTTCAAAGAATAGATACTCTGGGAATATATGGCAAAGTGCACATCAAAAGTATAGAGTTTGTTTCTAAT tctgtACAAGGCTCACAGCCATCATCTCTAGGAATAACAAAGATAAGCACAGAAAAT ggGGAGATGCCAGATGGTTCACAATTT GGTGTTCCTTACATTGGGAAACTTGATTCTGCACTTCGTCCGGGATGCACCATTGCTATTAAAggagaaatgaataaaaacccAAAGAG CTTTGCAATAAATCTGAAATCAAGTGAGTCAAAGGACATAGCACTGCATCTGAATCCCCGAATGAAGAATAAAGTTTTTGTGAGAAACTCTTACCTTCGTGACAgctggggagaagaagaaagggaagttACCAATTTCCCTTTCAGTCCAGGGATGTACTTTGAG cTGATCATATTCTGTGATGCCCACCAGTTCAAAGTTGCTGTTAATGGTGTTCACATTCTGGAATACAAGCATCGTTTTAAACAACTGGAAAAGATCGACCTGCTGGAAGTCACAGGAGATGTTCAATTGTTAGATGTGAGGAGCTGGTAG